The sequence below is a genomic window from uncultured Stenotrophomonas sp..
TGGTTGATCAGGATTTCGGGAAGCGGGCGGATGGCGCTCATGCCGCACCTCCCGGGAAACAGGTGGAGAGAAGCACGGGAATCATGGAGAGATCAGGCATCGGCAGATGATAGCCGCCTGCAACTTCCTGTAGGAGCGGCGCAGGAGCGACGCAAGTCGCGATGGGGCGTTCCCGGTAAAGCCCCATCGCGACTTGCGTCGCTCCTACAAATGAGGAGGTGGTGCGATGCGCCAGGATTATTTACTGCCGCCGGCCACGGTGCCGGCGGCGGCTTCCATCTCGGCGTGCGCGCGGGCGGCAAACAACGTACCCGGCGGCGGCTGCCGGCTGAAGAAGGTGTGCACCCCATCAAGCACCGCACCGGCGATGCGGCGCTGGTAGGCCGGATCGATCAGGCGGCGCTCTTCCTCCGGGTTGGAGATGAACGCGGTTTCCACCAGCATCGCCGGCATGTCCGAGGTGCGCAGCACCGCGAAGTTGGCGCGCTCCAGGTTCGGCTTGTGGTTGTTGCCGATCCGTTTCAGGCCGCCCAGCACATGGCCGGCCGCGTCTTCGGAGGCCTTCATGTAGCCGCTCTGGGCCAGGTCCAGCAGCACCTTGGCCACCTGTTTGTCATGGCTGCCGATGTTCACGCCGCCGATCAGGTCGGCCGCGTTTTCCTTGTCCGCCAGCCAGCGCGCGCGCTGCGAGGACGCGCCCTTGGTCGACAGCACGTAAACCGACGAGCCGGTGGCCGAGCGGTTCTCGGCCGCGTCGGCGTGGATCGAGATGAAGATGTCGGCCTTGGCCGCGCGCGCGCGCTGGGCGCGCATCGGCAGCGGAATGAACACGTCGGTGTCGCGGGTCAGGTAGGCGCGCAAGCCGGGCGTGGCGTTGACCTGCCGCGCCAGTTCGCGCGCCACCGCCAGGGTCACGTCCTTCTCGCGCTTGCCGGTGGGGCCGACGGCGCCGGGGTCCTGGCCGCCGTGGCCGGGGTCGATGGCGACCACCAGCGTGCGCATGCCCGGCTGTATGGTGATGCGCGAGGCATCGCTGGGCATGACCGGGCGCGGCGCCGGCGGCTCGCTGGCTGCCGTCTGCGCCGGGATGGAAGCCGCCGGCACCGTGGCCGGTACGCCGGTGGCCACGGTCAGGCCGTTGAGGATGGCGGCAGGCGACGGACGGGCTTCCTGTCCGGGTGCGGCCGTGGCCGGGGCGGACGCATTCGCCTGCTGCAGCACCGATGCGGTCAGTGCCGCCGTGGCGCGAGCGGCCTCGGCGCGGGCGGCAGCGTCGTTCTGGGCGGGGGGTGGAGTCGTTGTCGCCGGTGCCGGTGCGGTGGTGGCCGCTGCCGGAGCATCGCCCGGCCACTCGATCACCAGCTTCGATTCGGCGCCCGCTGCCAGCATCCGCGGCTTGAACGCGGTCACCGACTCGGCCAGGTCGAACACCACCCGGAACGTGCCCGGAACCGGGCTACCGGTACGTACCGCGGTCACCACACCGGTCGCTACCGGCAACTTCAGACCGCGCACGACGCTGGAATCGGGAAAATCCACCACCAGCCGGTTCGGCGCGGACAGGCTCAGCGTCTTGTAGCTGCCACCGCCGGCCAGCCGGATTTCGGCATGGGTGCCGGTGGCACCCGCCTGCAGGGCGACGCCGCGGACCTCGCCCGCCCATGCCGAAGCGCAAGCCAGAGCGAGTCCGGCGACAAGAGCAGACAGGACGGGCAGGCGGATGGCCGTAGGCATGGCGCGGATTCAATCATTGGCGGCGCGCGATTGCAACACCTTTTCCCTTAATAATCCGCAACCTGCCACACCTTCCTGTCGTCAGGCAGCAGGAAGGCCCTGCAAGTGACCCGATTGCCGCATCCGCTCCAGCCACGCCTCGCCGGCCGGCGAGTGGGCCTGCAGGCTGGCTTTGCGGCCTTCGCCATGCATTTCCAGCGCCACCTGCAGGTCCAGCGAGGGCAAAGCACCGGTACCACGTTCGGGCCATTCGACCAGCCACAGGTCGGCCGCCGCCTCGTCCAGCCCGAGGAAGTCCAGTTCGCCGGCATTGCCGATCCGGTACAGGTCCAGGTGCCACGCCTCGCCGGCCGGCAACGGGTAGCGCTCGACCAGCGTGTAGGTCGGGCTGCGGATCGCGCCCTGCACGCCCAGCGCACGCAGCAATGCGCGGGCCAGCGTGGATTTGCCCGCACCGAGGTCGCCGTGCAGATGGACCACCGCCGGTGACGGCCGGGTATGCGCCAGCACCTGGCCCAGCCGGTCGGTGGCGTCGGCATCGGGAAGCAGCAGTTCGATCATCGTCGTCATTCCGGATTGGACAAGGTGCGCAGGTGGGGCAGCAGATCACGCGGCAACAGGCCGCGCTGGCCCTGCCCGAAAATGCCACCTACCTGGTCACCGGCGGTATCGGCCTGGGCGTGGTCGGCGCGAACGCCATTGCGATAGGTGATGACGCCGCACAACAGGCCGCGCTGGCCCTCGCACGCGGCGGCATCGCCGGCCAGCCCCTGCAGCAACGCCCCGGCGCTGGCCGCCTCGAATGCCGGCAGCCCCTGCGCGCGCAGCGCTGCGATCACGCCGGTCAACAGGTCGCCCATGCCACCCACCGCCATGCCCGGGTTGCCGGCGGCAATCACCCGGGGCGTGGCGCCCGGCGCGGCCACCACGCTGCCGGCGCCCTTCAACACGACCACGGCGGAAAAACGCGTGGCCAATGCGTGTGCGGCGGCGAACCGGTCGCGCTGGATGCCGGCGGCATCGACGCCGAGCAGGCGCGCGGCCTCGCCCGGGTGCGGGGTGAGGATGGCCTGCGGCAACGGGCGCGGTACGGCGGCCAGCAGGTTCAGTGCGTCGGCATCGGCTACCAGCGGCTTGCCGCTGTCCAGCGCCGCCGCCCACAAGCGCCGGGCCCAGTCGTCCTGCCCCAGCCCCGGCCCCAATGCGATGACGCCGGCGCGCCCACACAACCCGGCCGGATCGAATGCCGCATCGGCCGCATGCACCATTGCTTCCGGGCAGCGCGCCAGCAGCGGCGCCACATGCGGCGCGCGCGTGGTAACGCTGACCAGCCCGGCGCCACTGCGCAGCGCGGCTTCGGCGCACAGCATCACCGCGCCACCGCTGCCGTGGTTGCCGCCCATGCACAGCACGTGGCCGGATTCGCCCTTGTGCGTGTTGGCACGGCGCGGCGGCAACAGGCCGGGCAATACCGCCCCGCTCCAGCACGATGCCGCGGCCACGACACCGGCGAACGCTGCGGCGGGAACGTCCAGCCGGTCCAGCAGGCATTGCCCGGCATGCTCCAGCGCATCGCCGGTATGCAGCCCGCGATGCGCCACGATGAACTGCAGCGTGCGCGTGGCATGCACCGCCACACCCGGCACCGCGCCGCTGTCGGCATCGACGCCGCCGGGTACATCCAGCGCCAGCACCGGCCGGTGCCCCTGACGTCGTCATCGACGGCCTCGTCGGCGTCTACGCCGCTGGGTACATCCAGCGCCAGCACCGGCGCACCCGCGGCATTGATGGCCTCGATCAGCGCTGCGGCAGTGGCCGCCGGCGCCCGTGACAGCCCGATGCCGAACAACGCATCGACGACCAGCTCCGCATTCTCCAAGCAGTCGCTGGACAACTCGACCTGCCCGCCCACCGCGAGGTAGTCGGTGCATGCGCGCTGCGCCAACGGCGTGCGCGGTGCATCGTCCGGCAGATGCAGCACGCGCACCTCGCGGCCGGACTGGCGCGCCAGCCGCGCCAGCACGTAGCCGTCGCCACCGTTGTTGCCCGGCCCGCAGGCCACCACAATGCGCTGTGCCTGCGGCCAGTGCTGCAACACGCACTGCCATGCCGCCTGCCCGGCGCGCTGCATCAGCACGTAACCATCGCCACCAAGCGCGGCCGTAGCCTGCGCATCGATGCGCCGCGCGGCAGCGGTATCGAACAGTTCGGCGGGCGGGTTCATGCCGGCAATTCTATACTTGCGCCATGCTCGAAGCCGTTTCCGCCGCCGACATGGCGCAGCTGTCGCTGCGCATCCGCCAGCTTGCGCGCGAGGCCGGTTTCCAGCGTTGCGGCATCAGCAACATCGAGCTGCACGAGGACGAGGCGCATCTGGCCGACTGGCTAGGCAAGGGCCTGTACGGGACGATGGAATGGATGGCCCGGCACGGCGCAATGCGCGCGCGCCCGCACGAACTGCTGCCGGGCACGGTGCGGGTGATTTCGGTCGGGCTGGACTATGGCCCCAAGGAAGACGCCGAAGCCTGGGCCACCTTGAATGACGCCGAGCGTGCCTACGTGGCGCGCTATGCGCTGGGCCGCGACTACCACAAGCTGATGCGCAACCGCCTGCAGAAGCTGGCCGAGCGCGTGGCCGCCGAAGTCGGCCCGTTCGGCCACCGCGTGTTCGTCGACTCGGCGCCGGTGCTGGAGCGCGCGCTGGCGCGCAACGCCGGGCTGGGCTGGATCGGCAAGCACACCTGCCTGATCGACAAGGATGGCGGCTCGTGGTTCTTCCTCGGCGAGATCTACGTCGATCTGCCGTTGCCCGTCGACGCGCCGGCCACCGCACACTGCGGCACCTGCACGCGCTGCATCGAGGTCTGCCCGACCGCGGCGATCATCGCCCCGTACCGGCTCGACGCGCGCCGCTGCATTTCCTACCTGACCATCGAGCACGACGGTGCCATCCCGCTGGAGATGCGCCCGCTGATGGGCAACCGCATCTACGGTTGCGACGACTGCCAACTGGTGTGTCCGTGGAACAAGTTCGCCCGCCGCACCGACGAACCGGATTTCCGCGCGCGCAACAACCTGGACACCGCCACGTTGCCGGAGCTGTTCGCTTGGGAAGAGGACGAATTCCTGCGCCGCACCGAAGGCAGCCCGCTCCGCCGCAGCGGCCACGAGCGCTGGCTGCGCAACATCGCCGTGGCACTGGGCAATGCCGCACCCTCGCCCGCCGCGCGGGAGGCGCTGGAAAGCCGCATTGGACATCCTTCCGAACTGGTGCGCGAACACGTGGCGTGGGGATTGGAGCAGCACGGCGGAAAACCGGGAATAGGGAACGGGGAATGAAGCACCCGGCATGCGGCCCCTGGCCGTCATGCTTCGACAACCGGGTGCGGAAAGTGGAACCATGCCACACGCCATCCAGCCGCATTGCCCCATCATTCCCCCTTCCCTGCTCTCCATTTCCTGTTCCACATGGACCACACCCTCACCCCCAGCCAGCTCAACACGCTCGCCCGCGACCTGCTCGAAGGCGCGTTTCCGCTGGTGTGGGTGGAGGGCGAGCTGGGCAACGTCAGCCGGCCATCGTCGGGGCACCTGTACTTCACCCTGAAGGACGCGCGCGCGCAGGTGCGTGCGGCGATGTTCCGGCCCAAGAGCCAGTGGCTGAAGTTCATCCCGCGCGAGGGCCTGCGCGTGCTGGCACGTGGCCGCCTGACCCTGTACGAGGCGCGCGGCGAGTACCAACTGGTGCTCGACCACATGGAGGAAGCCGGCGAGGGCGCGCTGCGCCGCGCCTTCGAGGAGCTGAAAGCGCGCCTGCAGGCAGAGGGCCTGTTCGACGCCGAGCGCAAGCAGCCGCTGCCCACGCATGTGCGGCGGCTGGCGATCATCACCTCGCCCAGCGGTGCGGCGGTGCGCGACGTGCTCAGCGTACTGGCGCGGCGCTTCCCGCTGCTGGAAGTGGAGTTGCTGCCGACCCTGGTGCAAGGCGAAACCGCCGCCACGCAGATCACCGCGCTGCTGCGCCGCGCCGACGCCAGCGGCCGCTACGACGCGATCCTGCTCACCCGCGGCGGCGGCTCGCTGGAAGACCTGTGGGCATTCAACGACGAACAACTGGCGCGCACCATCGCCGCCTGCACCACCCCGGTGGTGTCGGCGGTCGGCCACGAGACCGACTTCAGCCTGTCCGACTTCGCCGCCGACCTGCGCGCGCCAACGCCCTCGGTGGCCGCCGAGTTGCTGGTGCCGGACCGGCGCGACCTCGGCGCACGCCTGCGCCACCTGCAACACCGCCTCGCGCAACGGCAAGCGCATGTACTGAACCAGGCGATGCAGCGCGCCGACCGCGCTGCGCTGCGCCTGCAGGCCGGCAGCCCGCAGGCGCGACTGGCACTGCTGCGGCAACGCCAGCAAGCCGCGCTCGCGCGCCTGCACGCCTGCTGGCAACGGCAGCTGCAACAGCGGCATGCACGGCTGGCGCATGGCAACGCGGTGCTGCGCGCGACCCGGCCCGGCCGCCGCCTCGCCCTGCTCGCCGAACGCCTGTCGATGCTGGCCCCGCGCACACAGGCGGCGATGGCGCGGCAACTGCAACGTGACGCCCTGCGCCTGCGCGGCATCGCCCGTTCGCTGGAAGCGGTGAGCCCGCTGGCCACGGTGGCGCGTGGCTATTCGATCCTCACCCGTGCCGATAACGGCGCGCTCGTGCGCTCGACCACGCAGGTCCACAGCGGCGACACGCTGCATGCGCGCGTGGGCGACGGCGTGGTGGACGTGCAGGTCGTCGACCCCTCGTAGATGCGGGGCTTGTCCCGCATGGGGCTTTCCTAGCAAAACCTCGCGCCGCGCAAGCCCGGCACCTGCGAGGCCTGACCCTTTGCGCGGGGACATGCCCCGCATCCACGAATCAATTCGCCTGCGCCGTCTCGCAGAACCGCTGGCGGTATTCCATCGCCTTGGGCATCAGCGCCTGCAGGTTCTGGATGCGGGTGCCGGGATTGGGGTGGGTGGAGGCGAACTCCGGCGGCGCCTGCCCGCCGCTGGCCGCGCCCATGCGCTCCCACAACGGCACCGCTTCCTGCGGGTCGAAACAGGCTGCCGCAGCCAGCATCAGCCCCACTTCGTCGGCCTGCGTTTCATGCGTGCGCGCATAGGGCAGCAGGTAGCCGTAACCGAAGGCGGACATCAGCATCTGTTGCTGCCGTGCGTCCATGCCACCGGCGGCACCGGCCATCTGCCCGATCTCGGTCAGCTTCTGCTGCGCCATGCGCTGGGCACCGTGGCGCAGCAGCGCGTGGGCGATCTCGTGGCCCATCACCACCGCCATCGCATCGGCGTTCTTCGCCACTGGCACCAGCCCGGTATAGACGGCCATCTTGCCGCCGGGCAGGCAGAACGCATTGGCCTGGTCCGATTGCAGCACATTCACTTCCCAGTCGAAGCCCTGCGAGAAGCGGTTGGGCGCCTGCCCGTGTTCGGCCGCCAGCGCCGCTTCCACCGGTTCGACCTTGGCGATCAGCCGCTGGGCGATCCCGCGGATCTGCCGTGCCACCTGCGAGTTGGGATCAACCGGGCGCTCCTGCGACAGGATCTGCTGGTAGGCCTGCAGGCCCAGCGCCTTCTCGCTCTCGGCATCAAGTGAGGCGTCGATCAGCACCTTTTCGCCGGTGTACGGATCCACCGTTCGGTTGCTGAAGTAATAGCAGCCGCCATAGATGGCGAAGCCGAGCAGGATGATCCAGCGCAGGCCGCCGACGCCACGGCGGCGGCGCGGGTCGCGCGGGTTGCCAACAGGGTCCTGTCGCATCGGGAATCTCCATCGCCGGGTCTGCTCCGGCGATGGTAGCGCGCCGCGTCAGATGCCGCGCACCAGCCGGAAGCCGATGCGCGCACTGGTCATGTCCGAGTCCTGCGACAGCCGCCATGCCGCACGGGTCTGCTCCGGCGCGTTGGCCCAGTTGCCGCCGCGCACCACGCGCTGCCGGCAACCGGGGTTGTACCAGGCCGCGCCGTCGTCCGGTGCGCGCCGGTAGCTGGCGTGCCAGCAGTCGGCCACCCATTCACTGAGGTTGCCGGACATGTCGTGCAGGCCCCAGGCATTGGCGCGGAAGCGGGCGACCGGCGCCGCGCCCCAATAACCGTCGCCATAGCCGACGAAGGCGTTCTTCCAGTGGCGGCCGCCGGGCGAGACATCCTCGCCGCCGGTGAAATTGCCGCTGCCTTCCGGCGGCACCCCCGCATTCCCCCACGGGTAGCGCCCGCTGCTGCCGGCGCGCAAGGCATATTCGAACTCCGCCTCGCTCGGCAGCCGGTAATAGCGCCCGGTCTGCTCGGACAGCCACACCGCATAAGCCTCGGCATCGCGCACGCTGACGTGCATCACCGGGTCGTCCGGCGTGGCCCTGGCGCCGTTGTAGCCGGACCGCCAATCCACGCCGCTGCGGCGGATGAAGTTGCCGCTGCGCTCGTCGTAGACCACCGAATGCCCGCGCCGGACAGCGCGCGGGCGGGCATTGGCCGCGGCCACGAAACGGCCGAACTCGGCCACGGTGACTTCGGTGATCGACATGGCGAAGCCGCGCTCGAAGCGCACGTAATGCTGTGGCCGCTCGGCATCGGCCGCCCCCGGCTCGCCATTGGTCGCGCCCATCTGGAAGCCGCCATGCGGGACCACGATCATCTGCGGCCCGCGCCCGCCATCGAGCAAGGCGTCGGTGAACACCTGCCCGGGGCGGAAACTGCCGTAATGCGCGGCCAACTCGATGCGCTGCCGCAGCACCGCCACCGCCTCGTCG
It includes:
- a CDS encoding N-acetylmuramoyl-L-alanine amidase, which encodes MPTAIRLPVLSALVAGLALACASAWAGEVRGVALQAGATGTHAEIRLAGGGSYKTLSLSAPNRLVVDFPDSSVVRGLKLPVATGVVTAVRTGSPVPGTFRVVFDLAESVTAFKPRMLAAGAESKLVIEWPGDAPAAATTAPAPATTTPPPAQNDAAARAEAARATAALTASVLQQANASAPATAAPGQEARPSPAAILNGLTVATGVPATVPAASIPAQTAASEPPAPRPVMPSDASRITIQPGMRTLVVAIDPGHGGQDPGAVGPTGKREKDVTLAVARELARQVNATPGLRAYLTRDTDVFIPLPMRAQRARAAKADIFISIHADAAENRSATGSSVYVLSTKGASSQRARWLADKENAADLIGGVNIGSHDKQVAKVLLDLAQSGYMKASEDAAGHVLGGLKRIGNNHKPNLERANFAVLRTSDMPAMLVETAFISNPEEERRLIDPAYQRRIAGAVLDGVHTFFSRQPPPGTLFAARAHAEMEAAAGTVAGGSK
- the yjeE gene encoding ATPase with strong ADP affinity (Evidence 2a : Function of homologous gene experimentally demonstrated in an other organism; PubMedId : 15324301, 7511774; Product type e : enzyme), which encodes MTTMIELLLPDADATDRLGQVLAHTRPSPAVVHLHGDLGAGKSTLARALLRALGVQGAIRSPTYTLVERYPLPAGEAWHLDLYRIGNAGELDFLGLDEAAADLWLVEWPERGTGALPSLDLQVALEMHGEGRKASLQAHSPAGEAWLERMRQSGHLQGLPAA
- a CDS encoding putative carbohydrate kinase (fragment) (Evidence 3 : Function proposed based on presence of conserved amino acid motif, structural feature or limited homology), producing MLALDVPGGVDADSGAVPGVAVHATRTLQFIVAHRGLHTGDALEHAGQCLLDRLDVPAAAFAGVVAAASCWSGAVLPGLLPPRRANTHKGESGHVLCMGGNHGSGGAVMLCAEAALRSGAGLVSVTTRAPHVAPLLARCPEAMVHAADAAFDPAGLCGRAGVIALGPGLGQDDWARRLWAAALDSGKPLVADADALNLLAAVPRPLPQAILTPHPGEAARLLGVDAAGIQRDRFAAAHALATRFSAVVVLKGAGSVVAAPGATPRVIAAGNPGMAVGGMGDLLTGVIAALRAQGLPAFEAASAGALLQGLAGDAAACEGQRGLLCGVITYRNGVRADHAQADTAGDQVGGIFGQGQRGLLPRDLLPHLRTLSNPE
- a CDS encoding hypothetical protein (Evidence 5 : No homology to any previously reported sequences), translated to MNPPAELFDTAAARRIDAQATAALGGDGYVLMQRAGQAAWQCVLQHWPQAQRIVVACGPGNNGGDGYVLARLARQSGREVRVLHLPDDAPRTPLAQRACTDYLAVGGQVELSSDCLENAELVVDALFGIGLSRAPAATAAALIEAINAAGAPVLALDVPSGVDADEAVDDDVRGTGRCWRWMYPAASMPTAARCRVWRCMPRARCSSSWRIAGCIPAMRWSMPGNACWTGWTFPPQRSPVSWPRHRAGAGRYCPACCRRAVPTRTRANPATCCAWAATTAAVAR
- the yjeS gene encoding putative Fe-S electron transport protein (Evidence 3 : Function proposed based on presence of conserved amino acid motif, structural feature or limited homology; Product type pc : putative carrier), with the protein product MLEAVSAADMAQLSLRIRQLAREAGFQRCGISNIELHEDEAHLADWLGKGLYGTMEWMARHGAMRARPHELLPGTVRVISVGLDYGPKEDAEAWATLNDAERAYVARYALGRDYHKLMRNRLQKLAERVAAEVGPFGHRVFVDSAPVLERALARNAGLGWIGKHTCLIDKDGGSWFFLGEIYVDLPLPVDAPATAHCGTCTRCIEVCPTAAIIAPYRLDARRCISYLTIEHDGAIPLEMRPLMGNRIYGCDDCQLVCPWNKFARRTDEPDFRARNNLDTATLPELFAWEEDEFLRRTEGSPLRRSGHERWLRNIAVALGNAAPSPAAREALESRIGHPSELVREHVAWGLEQHGGKPGIGNGE
- the xseA gene encoding Exodeoxyribonuclease 7 large subunit, whose product is MDHTLTPSQLNTLARDLLEGAFPLVWVEGELGNVSRPSSGHLYFTLKDARAQVRAAMFRPKSQWLKFIPREGLRVLARGRLTLYEARGEYQLVLDHMEEAGEGALRRAFEELKARLQAEGLFDAERKQPLPTHVRRLAIITSPSGAAVRDVLSVLARRFPLLEVELLPTLVQGETAATQITALLRRADASGRYDAILLTRGGGSLEDLWAFNDEQLARTIAACTTPVVSAVGHETDFSLSDFAADLRAPTPSVAAELLVPDRRDLGARLRHLQHRLAQRQAHVLNQAMQRADRAALRLQAGSPQARLALLRQRQQAALARLHACWQRQLQQRHARLAHGNAVLRATRPGRRLALLAERLSMLAPRTQAAMARQLQRDALRLRGIARSLEAVSPLATVARGYSILTRADNGALVRSTTQVHSGDTLHARVGDGVVDVQVVDPS
- a CDS encoding Peptidase M48 Ste24p, whose protein sequence is MRQDPVGNPRDPRRRRGVGGLRWIILLGFAIYGGCYYFSNRTVDPYTGEKVLIDASLDAESEKALGLQAYQQILSQERPVDPNSQVARQIRGIAQRLIAKVEPVEAALAAEHGQAPNRFSQGFDWEVNVLQSDQANAFCLPGGKMAVYTGLVPVAKNADAMAVVMGHEIAHALLRHGAQRMAQQKLTEIGQMAGAAGGMDARQQQMLMSAFGYGYLLPYARTHETQADEVGLMLAAAACFDPQEAVPLWERMGAASGGQAPPEFASTHPNPGTRIQNLQALMPKAMEYRQRFCETAQAN
- a CDS encoding Serine/threonine kinase, coding for MEGSLRTTGKMVRMVLCTVLACAACGRQAPEVSAVVPEAIGHAPAGETVRPAASAVAMVLPDAPPPWLPLTVELQADEVRGALRKAATALAEGRLYHEADDAVPLYLAVLALQPDNREATRGLRKARTQLMASVRDLLEQPEGQRKALAEAGERMAVAVYLAPEGKPELELQQRVQVARRLLALNRAGEDALRKGRLDEEGGALAAFTEVLALDPGNSRARQGVAAVESGLLRAAEEAAALADFDAAPRLLDRAAKIRDDAPTVVDAGLRIEAVRMAQLAALRDGGLRDLTSPKGLKDAREKLERALRIARPGDEAVAVLRQRIELAAHYGSFRPGQVFTDALLDGGRGPQMIVVPHGGFQMGATNGEPGAADAERPQHYVRFERGFAMSITEVTVAEFGRFVAAANARPRAVRRGHSVVYDERSGNFIRRSGVDWRSGYNGARATPDDPVMHVSVRDAEAYAVWLSEQTGRYYRLPSEAEFEYALRAGSSGRYPWGNAGVPPEGSGNFTGGEDVSPGGRHWKNAFVGYGDGYWGAAPVARFRANAWGLHDMSGNLSEWVADCWHASYRRAPDDGAAWYNPGCRQRVVRGGNWANAPEQTRAAWRLSQDSDMTSARIGFRLVRGI